A portion of the Carya illinoinensis cultivar Pawnee chromosome 11, C.illinoinensisPawnee_v1, whole genome shotgun sequence genome contains these proteins:
- the LOC122281264 gene encoding uncharacterized protein LOC122281264 yields MGKLGCNTDGNFDDTKFSQPMPWIGLYVAAASLAFLIAMAADVIQGIRHRKFWFPCKFSSLNATSLTLLAVAIKLSVDLNTSMPGRWDQLAKLSNSVFICTVMSNSMPSLGTMENNEMFTNILALGILVITVIVNICIQLATGVIYVFWKEHALILFIMLVLLLLLSFSALTVPNTKQYLELKYTKKHQLALKEGLNQTGKPVVDKLREDLMKYWMMAHTGSPQFVVGRSVTCTASGAFCLLSLATLAQPMVRSQFMPWSFKFCSGESDYKWSTTLVLATQTIAVGVGTIGPACRWFIAINFSCPNIRNQTGRKWFKVENYWIQSLVEMKESPLAFLRVRNKLYRKLAHDAKDHFLNLCIGVQIGLVVISKGIRLISTLFVSRILYCCDCYKGLKKKLIFKSVSDTESISDSQPCSKLDLSRFVLDLEGEDALVEMMKKCNWDPTDYWFRMGEKRRPKYLITLLKRCTHGFKGVVEFDSIRVPSLESEEPPNCWALPVVTLTCIAVTLPNIRPTLIEELLCSVNEGLTYIRLLENNLDTREELLNIRRAAEGVWLRVELYRKWLDVDLHKLSLQEKTQQETLQKLSDNAKNKLLEFHKNHTPQCLKHGPSKWPIKILAANSMYRITQTMLLTRQSGNAQMGEKLFETVAVMISDILGACLTNMQRFISMKCLSNAIEEREDSVRHAVDILGKAEKILKFQEHGEPPSLDPGQMASIDEWRLFYMQKPLPFNPSPSEIETASSSSRDLCLIID; encoded by the exons ATGGGGAAGCTCGGATGCAACACTGATGGgaattttgatgacacaaagTTCAGCCAGCCAATGCCATGGATTGGCCTCTACGTTGCAGCAGCGTCCCTGGCCTTCCTCATCGCCATGGCTGCAGATGTCATCCAAGGGATCCGTCATCGAAAGTTCTGGTTCCCCTGCAAGTTCTCCTCTCTCAACGCTACTTCCCTCACCTTGTTAGCTGTAGCAATTAAACTCTCAGTGGATTTAAATACCTCGATGCCTGGCCGGTGGGATCAGCTTGCAAAACTCAGCAACAGTGTCTTCATTTGTACGGTAATGAGTAATTCTATGCCTTCCCTTGGCACCATGGAAAACAACGAAATGTTCACCAACATTCTGGCATTAGGAATACTTGTTATCACTGTTATTGTGAATATTTGCATCCAACTAGCCACCGGAGTAATCTATGTTTTCTGGAAAGAACATGCTTTAATCCTGTTTATCATGCTTGTTTTGCTTCTTCTCTTGAGTTTTTCTGCCTTGACTGTTCCAAACACTAAGCAGTATTTGGAACTCAAGTACACTAAAAAGCACCAACTAGCTCTCAAAGAAGGCTTGAATCAAACCGGGAAACCGGTTGTTGACAAACTTAGAGAAGATCTCATGAAGTATTGGATGATGGCTCATACGGGCAGCCCCCAATTTGTGGTGGGGCGTTCGGTGACATGCACAGCTTCTGGAGCATTCTGTCTTCTGAGCCTTGCAACTTTAGCACAACCAATGGTTAGATCCCAGTTTATGCCATGGTCATTTAAATTTTGCAGCGGGGAGTCTGATTATAAGTGGTCAACCACTTTAGTTCTTGCTACTCAGACAATTGCGGTTGGAGTCGGTACTATTGGCCCAGCATGTAGATGGTTCATCGCCATCAATTTCTCTTGCCCTAACATACGAAATCAAACTGGCAGAAAATGGTTTAAAGTAGAGAATTACTGGATCCAGAGCTTAGTTGAGATGAAAGAGAGCCCATTAGCTTTCTTACGTGTTCGTAACAAACTCTATAGAAAACTTGCTCATGATGCAAAAGATCATTTCTTAAACTTGTGTATCGGAGTGCAGATTGGACTTGTCGTAATAAGCAAGGGGATTCGCCTCATTTCCACTTTATTTGTAAGCCGGATCTTGTACTGCTGCGACTGCTACAAAGGTTTGAAGAAGAAGTTGATATTCAAGAGTGTTTCAGACACTGAATCAATTTCAGATTCACAGCCTTGCTCAAAGCTGGATCTTAGCCGTTTTGTTTTGGATCTCGAAGGCGAGGATGCATTGGTTGAGATGATGAAGAAATGCAATTGGGACCCTACTGATTATTGGTTTCGGATGGGGGAAAAGAGACGACCTAAATACCTCATAACACTATTGAAGAGATGTACGCATGGATTCAAGGGAGTGGTGGAGTTTGACAGTATCCGAGTTCCTTCTTTAGAATCTGAAGAACCGCCAAACTGTTGGGCTCTTCCTGTGGTGACACTAACATGTATTGCAGTAACACTTCCAAACATCCGTCCTACATTGATTGAAGAATTACTATGTAGTGTGAACGAAGGTTTGACGTATATAAGGCTCTTAGAAAACAACCTGGACAC AAGAGAAGAATTGCTCAACATCAGGAGGGCAGCAGAGGGGGTGTGGTTACGAGTGGAACTCTACCGCAAGTGGCTGGATGTTGATCTCCATAAGCTGTCCCTTCAAGAAAAAACCCAACAGGAAACCCTTCAAAAACTCTCTGATAATGCAAAGAACAAGCTTTTGGAGTTCCACAAAAATCACACGCCGCAATGTTTGAAGCACGGTCCTTCGAAATGGCCAATCAAGATATTGGCTGCCAATTCCATGTATAGGATAACTCAAACTATGCTGCTAACGAGACAAAGTGGAAATGCCCAAATGGGTGAGAAACTATTTGAAACAGTAGCTGTCATGATCTCTGACATACTGGGTGCTTGCCTCACTAACATGCAACGTTTTATCTCCATGAAGTGTTTGAGCAACGCCATTGAAGAGAGGGAAGACAGCGTGAGACATGCAGTTGACATTCTTGGTAAAGCCGAGAAGATTCTGAAATTTCAAGAACATGGAGAACCTCCCAGTTTAGATCCCGGTCAAATGGCAAGCATTGACGAATGGCGTTTATTTTACATGCAAAAGCCCTTGCCTTTCAATCCTTCTCCGTCAGAGATTGAGACAGCTTCTTCCAGTTCAAGGGACTTGTGTCTAATCATCGACTAG
- the LOC122282877 gene encoding leukocyte receptor cluster member 1 isoform X1, with protein sequence MGGHGGLNILPQKRWNVYNYENREKVRQDEEAAAKEEQLKREQARRRDSEFRLERLRVARNLAPVTRSAEPDELEPKTGHINLFEGIKIFDPIKGLENEGGDEGGGIKKKQKKMKREEAAPKVVGPEDEKYRLGYGLAGKGVKLPWYLERRSSNENGESGRDNGSARGVEEEGKKSGKKTLEELRKERLKREKREKERERALMLEKNRRDGAGSKDRGFSRRIWVVVSFGIEKIYCTLATHFHVYSTRDSQFHMKYDCISFAVEFWRKSPLLVFEFGRVKSIVVTWKE encoded by the exons ATGGGAGGCCATGGAGGTCTGAATATTCTACCGCAGAAGCGGTGGAATGTGTACAATTATGAAAACCGAGAGAAAGTTCGCCAGGACGAGGAAGCCGCGGCCAAAGAGGAGCAGCTGAAGCGCGAGCAAGCAAGGAGACGCGATTCCGAGTTTCGCCTCGAGCGCCTCCGCGTTGCCCGCAACTTGGCTCCAGTGACCCGATCTGCAGAGCCCGATGAATTGGAGCCTAAGACTGGCCATATTAACCTCTTCGAGGGGATTAAGATCTTCGACCCTATTAAGGGTTTAGAGAACGAGGGAGGTGATGAAGGAGGTGGGATTaagaagaagcagaagaagatgaagagagaggAGGCCGCGCCCAAGGTTGTGGGTCCGGAGGATGAGAAGTATAGGTTAGGGTACGGGTTAGCGGGGAAAGGAGTCAAGTTACCCTGGTACCTTGAAAGGCGAAGCAGCAATGAGAATGGCGAGAGTGGTAGGGATAATGGGTCAGCGAGAGGAGTGGAGGAGGAGGGAAAGAAAAGTGGGAAGAAGACTTTGGAGGAGTTAAGGAAGGAGCGGTTGAAAAGAGAAAAGCGGGAGAAGGAGAGGGAACGGGCCTTAATGTTGGAGAAAAATCGAAGAGATGGAGCTGGCTCTAAGGATAGAGGGTTTTCCAGGAG GATTTGGGTCGTTGTAAGCTTTGGGATTGAGAAAATATATTGCACACTGGCGACTCATTTCCATGTATATTCTACCCGAGATTCTCAATTTCATATGAAGTACGACTGCATTTCATTTGCAGTCGAATTCTGGAGGAAGTCTCCCTTGCTCGTTTTTGAATTTGGTCGAGTAAAAAGTATCGTAGTTACTTGGAAAGAATGA
- the LOC122282877 gene encoding leukocyte receptor cluster member 1 isoform X2 codes for MGGHGGLNILPQKRWNVYNYENREKVRQDEEAAAKEEQLKREQARRRDSEFRLERLRVARNLAPVTRSAEPDELEPKTGHINLFEGIKIFDPIKGLENEGGDEGGGIKKKQKKMKREEAAPKVVGPEDEKYRLGYGLAGKGVKLPWYLERRSSNENGESGRDNGSARGVEEEGKKSGKKTLEELRKERLKREKREKERERALMLEKNRRDGAGSKDRGFSRRG; via the exons ATGGGAGGCCATGGAGGTCTGAATATTCTACCGCAGAAGCGGTGGAATGTGTACAATTATGAAAACCGAGAGAAAGTTCGCCAGGACGAGGAAGCCGCGGCCAAAGAGGAGCAGCTGAAGCGCGAGCAAGCAAGGAGACGCGATTCCGAGTTTCGCCTCGAGCGCCTCCGCGTTGCCCGCAACTTGGCTCCAGTGACCCGATCTGCAGAGCCCGATGAATTGGAGCCTAAGACTGGCCATATTAACCTCTTCGAGGGGATTAAGATCTTCGACCCTATTAAGGGTTTAGAGAACGAGGGAGGTGATGAAGGAGGTGGGATTaagaagaagcagaagaagatgaagagagaggAGGCCGCGCCCAAGGTTGTGGGTCCGGAGGATGAGAAGTATAGGTTAGGGTACGGGTTAGCGGGGAAAGGAGTCAAGTTACCCTGGTACCTTGAAAGGCGAAGCAGCAATGAGAATGGCGAGAGTGGTAGGGATAATGGGTCAGCGAGAGGAGTGGAGGAGGAGGGAAAGAAAAGTGGGAAGAAGACTTTGGAGGAGTTAAGGAAGGAGCGGTTGAAAAGAGAAAAGCGGGAGAAGGAGAGGGAACGGGCCTTAATGTTGGAGAAAAATCGAAGAGATGGAGCTGGCTCTAAGGATAGAGGGTTTTCCAGGAG GGGGTGA
- the LOC122282481 gene encoding uncharacterized protein LOC122282481 yields the protein MASSRVQLLLLSFIWFFLLGHNEVAANWGLSPEEELRFKQQLTSLDKSAVKSIHEGGDIYDCVDFYKQPGFSHPFWQNTTYQTKRKLFMQGLRSTAKLPLNIGLKDGGCPYGTVPIKRIGKDELHSELYPSNLEDEPGHHYAVLQTKPDPNRMLEGTESYFGLYNPKGVSGTQFSSFRLKISNGGDSIKAGFMVYPLLFKDTKTRLFAHVMVDKKMQCYNQECPGYVQNSPRIPLGWPIKHTSVVGGHQYAIRLQISKQYIRTGPNSTEYIWSLQFHDDWYTYVGMWPAAMFGSLYNVGNQADWGGEVYSPPDQPSPPMGTGILPKPNGDSRYAHSRGIGISYPNTRSLYVNPNDTVLYASDPKFYNVMDRGYMNDNWGRMILYDGPGGIKGA from the exons ATGGCTTCTTCAAGGGTGCAACTCCTGTTACTCTCGTTCATATGGTTTTTCTTGCTTGGCCATAATGAGGTTGCTGCAAACTGGGGATTATCTCCAGAAGAAGAATTGAGATTCAAGCAGCAACTCACAAGTCTTGACAAGTCTGCAGTTAAAAGCATCCAT GAAGGTGGAGACATATACGACTGTGTTGATTTCTACAAACAACCTGGTTTTAGTCATCCCTTTTGGCAGAATACTACGTATCAg ACAAAACGTAAATTATTTATGCAAGGATTGCGGAGTACAGCAAAATTACCATTGAATATTGGACTAAAAGATGGAGGTTGTCCTTATGGAACAGTTCCGATTAAGAGAATTGGTAAAGATGAATTACATTCAGAATTATATCCCTCAAATCTAGAGGACGAGCCCGGACATCAT TATGCAGTACTTCAAACAAAACCTGATCCAAATAGGATGTTGGAGGGAACTGAATCGTACTTCGGATTATATAACCCCAAAGGTGTTAGTGGAACCCAATTTAGCTCATTCCGCTTGAAAATTTCAAATGGTGGTGATAGCATAAAAGCAGGATTCATG GTGTATCCATTGCTATTCAAAGATACCAAAACTCGATTGTTTGCTCATGTTATG GTGGATAAAAAAATGCAGTGTTATAATCAAGAGTGTCCAGGATATGTACAAAACAGTCCTCGGATACCTCTCGGTTGGCCAATCAAGCATACTTCAGTTGTAGGAGGACACCAATATGCCATAAGATTGCAGATCAGTAAG CAATATATACGCACGGGGCCGAATTCAACGGAATATATATGGTCGCTACAATTTCATGATGATTGGTACACATACGTAGGAATGTGGCCAGCAGCAATGTTTGGAAGTTTATATAATGTTGGAAACCAAGCAGATTGGGGTGGAGAAGTTTACAGTCCACCTGACCAACCAAGTCCACCTATGGGTACTGGCATTCTTCCAAAACCCAATGGAGACTCAAGATATGCACATAGTCGTGGTATTGGTATTTCATATCCGAATACGAGATCACTATATGTGAACCCAAATGATACAGTTCTATATGCATCGGATCCAAAGTTTTACAATGTCATGGATCGCGGATATATGAATGACAATTGGGGACGGATGATTTTATACGATGGTCCGGGTGGAATTAAaggagcttga
- the LOC122282087 gene encoding uncharacterized protein LOC122282087 isoform X2, whose translation MPILRERSLLHTENLTRPSFQVIVMTANMGCDRCRQRVSQVASKMTGLEEYTVDVPNRRVTMKAEFGFQWKAKDDAPKSKMNKEFRRLTYLFKPFRGTCFGNHLAN comes from the exons ATGCCAATACTGAGAGAGAGGTCTCTCCTACACACCGAGAATCTGACACGCCCTTCG TTTCAGGTTATAGTGATGACTGCAAACATGGGATGTGATCGTTGTCGGCAGAGAGTATCCCAAGTTGCTTCAAAGATGACTG GATTGGAAGAATATACCGTGGATGTGCCAAATCGACGAGTAACTATGAAAGCAGAGTTCGGATTTCAGTGGAAAGCAAAAGATGATGCTCCCAAGAGCAAGATGAACAAAGAGTTTCGCCGATTAACATACTTATTCAAACCTTTTAGAGGAACTTGTTTTGGTAATCATTTGGCTAATTGA
- the LOC122282480 gene encoding uncharacterized protein LOC122282480, translating into MGKLGCNIDGNLDDTKFSQPMPWIGLYVAAASLAFLISMAADVIQGIRRQLFWFPCKFSSLNATSLTLLAVATKLSVDLNTSMPRRQDQLAKLSSTILICTVMGNSMPSLGTMENSDMFTNIVALGILVITVIVNVCIQLATGVIYVFWGEHVFIMFIMIVLLLLLSFSALTVPNTKQYLELKYNKRHQLALKEGSNETSKPVVDKLRKDLMKYWVMAHTGSPQFVMARSVTCTASGAFCLLSAATLAQAMLRSHFMPWSFKFCSGESDYHWSTTSVLVTQTIAVGIGTVGPACRWFIAINFSSPKRGNKTSRKSFKVENYWIQTLVEMKECPFTLLGIRKRHCRKLAHDAKDHFLNLCIGVQIGIVLISKGIQFISIFFVSWILSCCNCCKGLLKFRFRNAESASESPPNSKLDLGRFVLHLEGEDAMVGMMMKRSCDPTDYWFRMGEKRRPKYLIKLLERSSQEFKGVVEFDSNQVLSLDSEEPPNCWALPVVTLASIAVVLPNISPKLIEELICSVNEGMIYVRLVENNLDTRKELINIRRAAEGVWVRVELYRKWLDVDLHKLSLQAKSPREALEKLSDTAKNNLVEFHKNHTPQCLKHGPSKWPIKVLAANSMYRITQTMLLNRQSRDDQIGEKLFEAVAAMISDILGACLTNLQRFISAKSLSSSIEEREDSVRHAVHILGKAEKILELQQHRALPGLDPHQMASIDEWRSFYMQKPLPLNPSPSESEAASNSIDLYLTID; encoded by the coding sequence ATGGGTAAGCTCGGATGCAATATTGATGGCAACCTGGATGACACGAAGTTCAGCCAGCCAATGCCATGGATTGGCCTCTACGTTGCAGCAGCATCCCTGGCCTTCCTCATCTCCATGGCCGCGGATGTCATCCAAGGGATCCGCCGCCAGTTGTTCTGGTTCCCCTGCAAATTCTCCTCTCTAAATGCTACTTCCCTCACCTTGTTAGCGGTGGCAACCAAACTGTCCGTGGATCTAAACACGTCTATGCCCCGCCGGCAAGATCAGCTTGCAAAACTCAGCAGCACGATCCTCATCTGTACGGTAATGGGTAATTCTATGCCTTCTCTTGGCACCATGGAGAACAGCGATATGTTTACGAATATTGTGGCCTTAGGAATACTTGTTATTACTGTTATTGTGAATGTTTGCATCCAATTAGCCACTGGGGTAATCTATGTTTTCTGGGGAGAACATGTTTTCATCATGTTTATAATGATTGTTTTGCTTCTCCTCTTGAGTTTTTCTGCTCTTACAGTTCCAAACACTAAGCAGTATTTGGAACTCAAGTACAATAAAAGGCACCAATTAGCTCTCAAGGAAGGCTCGAATGAAACTAGTAAGCCGGTTGTTGACAAACTTAGAAAGGATCTTATGAAGTATTGGGTGATGGCTCATACAGGCAGTCCCCAGTTTGTGATGGCGCGTTCGGTGACATGCACCGCTTCTGGAGCATTCTGTCTTCTGAGCGCCGCAACTTTAGCACAAGCCATGCTTAGATCCCACTTTATGCCCTGGTCATTTAAATTTTGCAGCGGAGAATCTGATTATCATTGGTCGACCACTTCAGTTCTTGTCACACAGACAATTGCAGTAGGAATCGGTACTGTTGGTCCAGCTTGTAGATGGTTCATCGCCATCAATTTCAGTAGCCCAAAAAGGGGAAATAAAACCAGCCGAAAATCATTTAAGGTAGAGAACTACTGGATCCAGACCCTAGTGGAGATGAAAGAGTGCCCATTTACTTTACTAGGAATTCGTAAGAGGCATTGCAGGAAACTTGCCCATGATGCAAAAGACCATTTCTTAAACTTGTGCATCGGAGTGCAGATAGGTATTGTGCTAATTAGCAaagggattcaattcatttccattttctttgtAAGCTGGATCTTATCATGCTGCAACTGCTGCAAAGGGTTATTGAAGTTTAGATTCAGGAATGCTGAATCAGCTTCAGAATCACCGCCTAATTCAAAGCTGGATCTTGGccgttttgttttgcatctcgAAGGCGAGGATGCAATGGTTGGGATGATGATGAAACGCAGTTGTGACCCTACTGATTATTGGTTTCGGATGGGGGAAAAGAGACGGCCTAAATACCTCATAAAACTCTTGGAGAGATCTTCACAAGAATTCAAGGGAGTGGTGGAGTTTGACAGTAACCAAGTTCTGTCTTTAGATTCTGAAGAACCGCCAAATTGCTGGGCTCTTCCTGTGGTTACACTAGCAAGTATTGCAGTAGTACTTCCTAACATCAGCCCTAAATTAATTGAAGAACTCATATGTAGCGTGAATGAAGGTATGATATATGTAAGACTCGTTGAAAACAACCTGGACACTAGAAAAGAACTTATCAACATCAGGAGGGCAGCAGAGGGGGTGTGGGTACGAGTGGAACTCTATCGCAAGTGGTTAGATGTTGATCTCCATAAACTGTCCCTTCAAGCAAAAAGCCCAAGGGAAGCACTTGAAAAGCTCTCAGATACTGCAAAGAACAATCTTGTGGAGTTCCACAAAAATCACACGCCACAATGTTTAAAGCATGGTCCTTCGAAGTGGCCTATCAAGGTATTGGCTGCCAATTCCATGTATAGGATAACTCAAACTATGCTGCTAAACAGACAAAGCAGAGATGACCAGATAGGTGAGAAACTATTTGAAGCAGTAGCTGCCATGATCTCTGATATACTGGGTGCTTGCCTCACTAACTTGCAACGCTTTATATCCGCTAAGAGTTTGAGCAGCTCCATTGAAGAGAGGGAAGACAGCGTGAGACATGCAGTTCACATTCTTGGTAAAGCTGAAAAGATTCTTGAACTTCAACAGCACAGAGCACTTCCCGGTTTAGATCCTCATCAAATGGCAAGCATTGATGAATGGCGTTCATTTTACATGCAGAAGCCCTTGCCCCTCAATCCCTCTCCATCAGAGAGTGAGGCAGCTTCAAATTCAATTGACTTGTACCTAACCATTGACtag
- the LOC122282087 gene encoding uncharacterized protein LOC122282087 isoform X3 has product MPILRERSLLHTENLTRPSVIVMTANMGCDRCRQRVSQVASKMTGLEEYTVDVPNRRVTMKAEFGFQWKAKDDAPKSKMNKEFRRLTYLFKPFRGTCFGNHLAN; this is encoded by the exons ATGCCAATACTGAGAGAGAGGTCTCTCCTACACACCGAGAATCTGACACGCCCTTCG GTTATAGTGATGACTGCAAACATGGGATGTGATCGTTGTCGGCAGAGAGTATCCCAAGTTGCTTCAAAGATGACTG GATTGGAAGAATATACCGTGGATGTGCCAAATCGACGAGTAACTATGAAAGCAGAGTTCGGATTTCAGTGGAAAGCAAAAGATGATGCTCCCAAGAGCAAGATGAACAAAGAGTTTCGCCGATTAACATACTTATTCAAACCTTTTAGAGGAACTTGTTTTGGTAATCATTTGGCTAATTGA
- the LOC122282087 gene encoding uncharacterized protein LOC122282087 isoform X1: protein MPILRERSLLHTENLTRPSNSFGSCACFRQDYVMTSHFQVIVMTANMGCDRCRQRVSQVASKMTGLEEYTVDVPNRRVTMKAEFGFQWKAKDDAPKSKMNKEFRRLTYLFKPFRGTCFGNHLAN, encoded by the exons ATGCCAATACTGAGAGAGAGGTCTCTCCTACACACCGAGAATCTGACACGCCCTTCG AACTCATTTGggtcatgtgcatgttttagACAGGATTACGTTATGACATCCCAT TTTCAGGTTATAGTGATGACTGCAAACATGGGATGTGATCGTTGTCGGCAGAGAGTATCCCAAGTTGCTTCAAAGATGACTG GATTGGAAGAATATACCGTGGATGTGCCAAATCGACGAGTAACTATGAAAGCAGAGTTCGGATTTCAGTGGAAAGCAAAAGATGATGCTCCCAAGAGCAAGATGAACAAAGAGTTTCGCCGATTAACATACTTATTCAAACCTTTTAGAGGAACTTGTTTTGGTAATCATTTGGCTAATTGA